One genomic segment of Arachis duranensis cultivar V14167 chromosome 4, aradu.V14167.gnm2.J7QH, whole genome shotgun sequence includes these proteins:
- the LOC107484416 gene encoding protein decapping 5 yields MASDTTSSRSSSAADSYIGCLISLTSKSEIRYEGVLYNINTDESSIGLRNVRSFGTEGRKKDGPQIPPSDKVYEYILFRGTDIKDLQVKSSPPVQPTPPINADPAIIQSQYPRPVTSTSTNLPPVTGSLTDFSSQNTQLGLHGSNYQGTLPLYQPGGNIGSWGASPNAPNSNGGGLAMPPMYWQGYYGAPNGLPQLQQQSLLRPPPGLSMPSSMQQPMQFPNYSPSLPGAPSNLPELPSALLPLGTSSASVTATSIPPSNLPSTLPPLNAISASVTATSILPSNMPSTLLPAPSATLAPEALTVSVPNNIAAVSLPAAPVTTNLPSLTPFTNGAPDIGAIVPPVNRPNAISGPSMLYQNASPLTPGLVGSSNSIHMEAPAPPLVTPGQLLQSGPTVVSSSQPSQTPHKDVEVVPVSSTLPPETSVPVSAETQPPILPLPVTSRPNHRPGGAPMHTQHGYGYRGRGSGGGRGRGTGGSRPVAKFTEDFDFMAMNEKFKKDEVWGHLGKSNKSHSKDRDGEDASDEDDSQDEDNGDTSKMDVKPVYNKDDFFDKLSCNALDHDSQNGRVRYSEQIKIDTETFGDFSRHRGGWGGRGPGRGGRSRGGGYYGRGYGYGYAGRGRGRGMPNRP; encoded by the exons ATGGCTTCCGACACTACCTCTTCTCGCTCGAGTTCTGCCGCAGATTCCTACATTGGCTGCTTGATCAGCTTGACCTCCAAGAGCGAGATCAGATACGAAGGTGTTCTTTACAACATCAACACCGATGAGTCCAGTATTGGCCTCAGAAACG TGCGATCTTTTGGAActgaaggaagaaagaaagatggtCCACAGATTCCTCCAAGTGACAAGGTGTACGAGTATATATTATTCCGTGGGACTGACATCAAG GATTTACAAGTTAAATCTTCTCCACCTGTCCAGCCTACACCACCAATAAATGCTGATCCAGCTATTATTCAG TCTCAGTATCCTCGCCCAGTCACCAGCACATCTACAAATTTACCTCCTGTAACTGGATCTTTGACAGATTTTAGTTCTCAAAACACACAGCTAGGACTCCATGGATCAAATTATCAAGGAACCTTACCTTTATATCAACCTGGAGGGAACATAGGATCATGGGGAGCTTCTCCAAATGCCCCAAATTCAAATGGTGGTGGGCTTGCTATGCCACCAATGTATTGGCAGGGATATTATGGTGCTCCAAATGGGCTACCTCAGTTACAACAGCAATCTTTGCTTCGACCACCACCTGGGTTATCGATGCCTTCATCTATGCAACAGCCAATGCAGTTTCCCAATTATAGTCCTTCTTTGCCAGGTGCACCATCAAATTTGCCAGAACTCCCATCAGCTTTGCTCCCATTGGGTACTAGTTCTGCCAGTGTAACAGCCACTTCTATACCTCCATCTAATCTCCCATCAACTTTACCCCCATTGAATGCTATTTCTGCTAGTGTGACTGCCACTTCTATACTTCCATCTAATATGCCATCAACTTTGCTACCAGCTCCTTCTGCTACTCTTGCACCGGAAGCTTTGACAGTATCAGTTCCAAACAATATTGCTGCTGTTTCGCTACCAGCAGCCCCAGTCACCACTAACCTACCATCATTGACTCCTTTTACTAATGGTGCTCCCGATATAGGTGCTATAGTACCACCAGTCAACAGACCTAATGCAATTTCAGGTCCAAGCATGCTATATCAAAATGCATCCCCACTAACCCCTGGCCTTGTTGGATCATCAAATTCTATCCATATGGAAGCACCAGCCCCACCTCTGGTAACACCAGGTCAACTGTTGCAGTCTGGACCAACTGTAGTATCTTCATCTCAGCCTTCTCAAACTCCTCATAAGGATGTTGAGGTGGTTCCTGTGTCATCAACATTACCTCCAGAGACATCTGTGCCAGTTTCTGCTGAAACTCAGCCACCAATACTGCCACTGCCAGTAACGTCACGACCTAATCACAGG CCTGGGGGAGCTCCTATGCATACTCAACATGGATATGGATACAGGGGACGTGGAAGTGGAGGTGGAAGAGGAAGGGGGACAGGG GGTTCACGTCCAGTTGCAAAATTCACTGAAGACTTTGATTTCATGGCAATGAATGAGAAGTTCAAAAAGGATGAAGTATGGGGTCATCTAGGTAAAAGCAATAAGTCCCATTCGAAAGATAGAGATGGCGAGGACGCCAGCGATGAAGATGATAGTCAAGATGAAGACAATGGTGATACATCAAAAATGGACGTTAAG CCTGTTTATAACAAGGATGATTTCTTCGACAAGCTTTCATGTAACGCCCTTGATCATGACTCGCAAAACGGAAGGGTTAGATATTCTGAACAAATCAAGATCGATACTGag ACTTTTGGTGATTTTTCAAGGCACCGTGGTGGCTGGGGAGGCCGTGGTCCTGGCCGTGGTGGACGCTCTCGAGGCGGTGGTTATTATGGAAGGGGTTATGGTTATGGCTATGCTGGAAGAGGAAGGGGACGCGGCATGCCTAATCGTCCATAG